From a single Callithrix jacchus isolate 240 chromosome 5, calJac240_pri, whole genome shotgun sequence genomic region:
- the AVP gene encoding vasopressin-neurophysin 2-copeptin isoform X1 — MPDATLPACFLGLLAFSSACYFQNCPRGGKRAMSDLELRQCLPCGPGGKGRCFGPSICCVDELGCFVGTAEALRCQEENSLPSPCQSGHKACGSGGRCAAFGICCNDGARRGRAGAGTGADRVGGGHAGGGGGGPPSRAAPTPGRPRLQAHTITESCVIEPECREGFHRRARAGDRSNATQLDGPAGALLLRLVQLAGAPEPFEPAQPGVY; from the exons ATGCCTGACGCCACGCTGCCAGCCTGCTTCCTCGGCCTACTGGCCTTCTCCTCCGCGTGCTACTTCCAGAACTGCCCGAGGGGCGGCAAGAGGGCCATGTCTGACCTGGAGCTGAGACAG TGCCTCCCCTGCGGCCCCGGGGGCAAAGGCCGCTGCTTCGGGCCCAGCATCTGCTGCGTGGATGAGCTGGGCTGCTTCGTGGGCACTGCTGAGGCGCTGCGCTGCCAGGAGGAGAACTCCCTGCCGTCGCCCTGCCAGTCCGGCCACAAGGCCTGCGGGAGCGGGGGCCGCTGCGCCGCCTTCGGCATCTGCTGCAACGACGGTGCGCGGCGGGGGCGTGCTGGGGCTGGGACGGGTGCTGACCGCGTGGGTGGGGGACACgctggtgggggcgggggcgggcccCCATCCCGAGCTGCGCCCACCCCAGGGCGCCCGCGCTTACAGGCTCACACGATCACAGAGAGCTGCGTGATCGAGCCGGAGTGCCGCGAAGGCTTTCACCGCCGCGCCCGCGCCGGGGACCGGAGCAACGCCACGCAGCTAGACGGGCCGGCCGGGGCCTTGCTGCTgcggctggtgcagctggcagggGCGCCCGAGCCCTTCGAGCCCGCCCAGCCCGGTGTCTACTGA
- the AVP gene encoding vasopressin-neurophysin 2-copeptin isoform X2: MPDATLPACFLGLLAFSSACYFQNCPRGGKRAMSDLELRQCLPCGPGGKGRCFGPSICCVDELGCFVGTAEALRCQEENSLPSPCQSGHKACGSGGRCAAFGICCNDESCVIEPECREGFHRRARAGDRSNATQLDGPAGALLLRLVQLAGAPEPFEPAQPGVY, from the exons ATGCCTGACGCCACGCTGCCAGCCTGCTTCCTCGGCCTACTGGCCTTCTCCTCCGCGTGCTACTTCCAGAACTGCCCGAGGGGCGGCAAGAGGGCCATGTCTGACCTGGAGCTGAGACAG TGCCTCCCCTGCGGCCCCGGGGGCAAAGGCCGCTGCTTCGGGCCCAGCATCTGCTGCGTGGATGAGCTGGGCTGCTTCGTGGGCACTGCTGAGGCGCTGCGCTGCCAGGAGGAGAACTCCCTGCCGTCGCCCTGCCAGTCCGGCCACAAGGCCTGCGGGAGCGGGGGCCGCTGCGCCGCCTTCGGCATCTGCTGCAACGACG AGAGCTGCGTGATCGAGCCGGAGTGCCGCGAAGGCTTTCACCGCCGCGCCCGCGCCGGGGACCGGAGCAACGCCACGCAGCTAGACGGGCCGGCCGGGGCCTTGCTGCTgcggctggtgcagctggcagggGCGCCCGAGCCCTTCGAGCCCGCCCAGCCCGGTGTCTACTGA